From Pyxicephalus adspersus chromosome 7, UCB_Pads_2.0, whole genome shotgun sequence, a single genomic window includes:
- the LOC140334728 gene encoding olfactory receptor 1G1-like, whose amino-acid sequence MESNTSIPDFHILPFYVNADNKLYIFSIIFFFFIYLIGILVNLIIIIVICLSHHLHTPMYLFLCNLSIIDLCYTTITVPKLLYILLSGNNTISFSQCFIQMYFFFLAGVTENAIIFIMAYDRYVAICHPLDYHRILNKNICVIIIIVTWINGCLHSSLFTSSILKMFFCSSLTIHQFFCDAKALINISCGGTKMFYIVMYVECLVFGLIPVTCNLMSYVKLIRVILHIKSKDGRRKAFSTCSSHLTVMAIYYGSCVSVYMIPPSAHYDILEQILTIFYTTVVPMLNPLIYSLRNKEIKSSLSKLLS is encoded by the coding sequence ATGGAAAGCAATACTTCTATACCAGACTTCCATATTTTACCATTCTATGTGAATGCTGACAATAAACTGTACATATTCAGTAttatcttctttttcttcatttatttgaTTGGAATTCTTGTAAACCTAATTATCATTATAGTGATATGTCTGAGTCATCATTTGCACACCCCAATGTATCTATTTCTCTGTAACTTATCCATTATTGATTTATGTTACACAACTATTACTGTTCCAAAACTCCTCTACATCTTACTGTCTGGGAATAACACCATATCTTTCTCACAATGTTTCATCcagatgtattttttctttctagcaGGAGTTACTGAGAAtgcaattatatttataatggcATATGACCGATATGTTGCAATTTGTCACCCTTTAGACTATCACCGTATACTGAACAAGAACatctgcgtaataataataatagtcacctGGATCAATGGTTGCTTACATTCTTCTTTGTTTACCAGTTCCATCTTGAAAAtgttcttctgttcttctttaaccattcaccagttcttctgtgatgcTAAAGCTCTCATTAACATTTCCTGTGGTGGgaccaaaatgttttacattgtcatGTATGTAGAGTGTTTAGTTTTTGGGCTCATTCCAGTAACGTGCAACTTGATGTCATATGTAAAGCTTATCAGAGTGATACTACATATTAAATCTAAAGATGGCAGAagaaaagccttctccacctgctcatcccacctcACTGTCATGGCCATCTACTATGGATCATGTGTATCTGTGTATATGATTCCACCGTCAGCTCACTATGACATACTGGAACAGATCCTAACAATATTCTATACCACAGTGGTTCCTATGTTGAACCCTCTAATATACAGTCTAcgaaacaaagaaataaagagtTCTTTGAGTAAATTATTGTCCTAG
- the LOC140334726 gene encoding olfactory receptor 2T5-like has protein sequence MENNTSKLEFYILPFFMINNKLCILNFFFFFLIYFIGVLVNLIIITVICLTLHLHTPMYLFLCNLSIFDLCYTTNIVPKLLYILLSGNNIISFTHCFIQIYFFFVAHSAEITIIFIMAYDRYVAICHPLHYHHILNKKICILLIMVSWISGCLNSFLITSSTWKIKFCFTFTIHQFFCDAKALINVSCGGTEIFYTVVYAECLVFGLIPVVCNLMSYMKIIKVILSMKSKDARRKAFSTCSSHLIVMVIFYGSAISVYMIPPSDRYDILEQVLTIFYTTMVPMLNPLIYSLRNKEVMNSFRKLLPSY, from the coding sequence ATGGAAAACAATACATCTAAGCTGGAATtctacattttgccattttttatgaTTAACAATAAACTGTGCatattaaactttttctttttttttctaatatatttcatTGGAGTTCTAGTGAACCTCATTATCATTACAGTGATATGTTTAACTCTCCATTTACACACCCCAATGTATCTATTTCTCTGTAATTTGTCCATTTTTGATTTATGTTATACAACTAATATTGTTCCAAAACTCCTCTACATTTTACTCTCTGGGAATAACATCATATCCTTCACACATTGTTTTATCCAGATATACTTTTTCTTTGTAGCACACAGTGCTGAGatcacaattatatttataatggcGTATGACCGGTACGTTGCGATTTGTCACCCTTTACATTATCACCATATTCTGAACAAGAAAATctgcatattattaataatggtcaGCTGGATCAGTGgatgtttaaattcatttttaattacaaGTTCAACatggaaaattaaattttgttttacttttaccattcaccagttcttctgtgatgcCAAAGCTCTGATTAATGTTTCATGTGGTGGGACTGAAATATTTTACACTGTTGTGTATGCAGAGTGTTTAGTATTTGGACTAATTCCAGTTGTGTGCAACCTAATGTCATATATGAAGATTATCAAGGTCATACTATCTATGAAATCTAAGGATGCCAGAagaaaagccttctccacctgctcatcccaTCTTATTGTCATGGTCATATTTTATGGATCTGCAATATCTGTGTATATGATACCACCATCAGATCGCTATGATATACTAGAACAAGTTTTAACAATATTCTACACCACAATGGTTCCCATGTTGAACCCTCTCATATACAGCCTAAGAAACAAAGAAGTAATGAATTCTTTTAGAAAATTGTTGCCAAGTTACtaa
- the LOC140334727 gene encoding olfactory receptor 8G1-like, which yields MESNISLPEFHILPFFMITNELYIFNFVYFFLIYLIGIFINFTIITVIWLDHHLHTPMYLFLCNLSIIDLCYTTITIPKLLYILLSGNNIISYSHCFIQIFFFFLADSAEITIIFIMAYDRYVAICHPLYYHHILNKKICRLFILFTWICGCFNSSLITSSILKMIFCSLFTIHQFFCDAKALFNITCGGTKVFYTVVYAECLVLGLIPFIYNLMSYVKIIKIILRIKSKDGRSKAFSTCSSHLTVMVIFYGSAISVYMMPPTDNYDLLEQILTVFYTTMVPMLNPLIYSLKNKEVKNSLKKLLAYY from the coding sequence ATGGAAAGCAATATTTCTTTGCCAGAATTccatattttgccattttttatgaTTACCAATGAACTGTACATATTTAACTTTGTctactttttcctaatttatttgaTTGGAATTTTTATAAACTTCACTATAATTACAGTGATATGGCTAGATCACCATTTGCACACCCCAATGTATCTGTTTCTCTGTAACTTGTCCATTATTGATTTATGTTATACAACTATTACTATTCCTAAACTCCTCTACATTTTACTCTCTGGGAATAACATCATATCCTACTCACATTGTTTtatccagatattttttttctttctagcagACAGTGCtgaaattacaattatatttataatggcGTATGACCGATATGTTGCGATTTGTCACCCTTTATACTATCACCATATACTCAACAAGAAAATCTGCaggttatttatattatttacctgGATCTGTGGATGTTTCAATTCATCCCTAATTACAAGTTCTATCTTAAAAATGATCTTCTGTTCTCTTTTTACAATTCACCAGTTTTTCTGTGATGCCAAAGCTCTTTTTAACATTACCTGTGGTGGGACAAAAGTATTTTACACTGTTGTGTATGCAGAGTGTTTAGTTCTTGGGCTCATTCCATTTATATACAACTTGATGTCGTATGTGAAGATAATTAAGATCATACTACGGATTAAATCTAAAGATGGCAGaagtaaagccttctccacctgctcatcccacctcACCGTCATGGTTATATTCTATGGATCCGCAATATCTGTGTATATGATGCCACCAACAGATAACTATGACCTATTGGAACAGATCTTAACAGTGTTCTATACCACAATGGTTCCCATGTTAAACCCTCTCATCTATAGCCTGAAAAACAAGGAAGTAAAGAATTCATTGAAGAAATTGTTGGCATATTACTAA